TTTTTTATCTCGTTCAGGGCTTTATTGTTGGTAAGATAGAACTCTTTTACAGCATCAGAGGTAATCGCTTCTATTCGCCTTACGCCAGCCGCAACAGCGCTTTCTGACACTATTTTGAAGTGCCAGATGTCTGCCGTATTCTTGACATGCGTACCCCCACAGAGCTCTATCGACTGCCCAAAGCGAACTGTACGCACGGTATCACCGTACTTTTCGCCGAACAGGGCAATGGCACCTTCGGCCATGGCCTCTTGCATGGGTATGCTTCTTTTTTCCTCCAAGGGCAGCTGTGCATCGATTCTGGCATTTACAATACGCTCGACCTCTTGCAGTTGCTCTGGGATGAGTTTTGAAAAATGTGAGAAGTCGAACCGCAAATATTTTGAGTGTACCGCCGACCCCTTCTGCTCAACGTGGTCGCCCAATACTTCCCTCAAGGCCTGGTGCAAGAGATGGGTGGCCGTATGATTGGCCGCGGTGCGTTCGCGTTGCTTCTTGTCAACGACGGCCTTAAAGGTTCCTGAGGTTTCTTTTGGGAGGTTCTCGGCAAAATGCACAATTTCGTTGTTTTCTCTTTTGGTATCGACAATGTAGATGACATCTCCATTGGCAGCCTCGAGATAGCCCTTATCACCCACTTGTCCACCCCCTTCTGCATAGAAGGGCGTCACGTTGAACACCAATTGGTACTGCTCGCCTTCCTTTTTGCTTTTTACCTTGCGGTATTTTACGATCTTGACCTCGGCCTCCAGTTTGTCGTAACCCACAAATTCTTGTGTTACATCTTTATGCAGAACCGTCCAATCCCCTTTGGAAATCTCTGAAGCGGAACGAGAACGATTCTTTTGTTCTTGCAAGGCGGCCTCAAATCCTTCCATATCCAGATCATAGCCTCTCTCTTGAAGGATGAGGGCGGTCAGGTCAATCGGAAAACCATAGGTGTCGTACAGTTCAAAGGCCCTATCACCGGCCACTTTCTTTCCTTTGGTAGATTTGATGATGGAATCCAACAGCACCAGCCCCTGTTCCAAGGTGCCCAAAAAAGAGTGTTCCTCTTCTTTGGTCACATTCTCGATCAACTGTTTCTCTTTTCTGAGCTCAGGGAAAGCATCGCCCATCTGTTCTACCAATACCTTTACCAGACGATGGATGAACGGTTTGTTGGTATCCAAAAAGGTGAACCCATAGCGGATGGCACGCCTCAATATCCTACGGATCACATAGCCCGCCCCCGTGTTGCTGGGCAATTGCCCATCGGCAATGGAGAAGGCCACGGCCCTGATATGATCGGCCACCACGCGAATGGCAATATTGGTCGCTTCGTCTTTTCCGTATGGCTTGCCGGTAATGATTTCAATCTCACGGATAAGCGGTTTGAAGATATCGGTATCGTAATTGGAATGCACCCCCTGCAACACCATGCAAAGCCGTTCGAAGCCCATACCGGTATCGATATGTTTCTCAGGAAGGTCTTCGAGCTTGCCATCGGCCTTACGGTTGTACTGGATAAAAACAAGGTTCCATATCTCGACCACTTGTGGATGGTCTTGGTTTACCAGTGTGGCCCCATCTACCTTTCTTCTTTCGGCATCAGGTCGTATGTCAACATGTATCTCTGAGCAGGGGCCGCAGGGACCTTGGTCGCCCATTTCCCAAAAATTGTCTTTTTTACTGCCCATGATGATGCGGTCTTTGGGCACGATAGCCTTCCAAAGGGCAAAGGCTTCCTTGTCCATCCCAAGATTATCGGCATCATCACTCCCCTCAAAAACTGACACGTACAGACGGTCTTTATCGATTCTGTAGACATCGGTCAGCAGCTCCCATGCCCAGTTGATGGCCTCCTTTTTGAAATAATCCCCAAAACTCCAGTTGCCCAGCATCTCGAACATGGTGTGGTGATAGGTGTCTTTACCGACTTCCTCCAAATCATTGTGCTTACCGCTGACACGCAGACACTTCTGGGTATCGGCCACACGGGGATGCTTCGGCTTTGAATTGCCCAAGAAATATTCTTTGAACTGGTTCATGCCCGCATTGGTGAACATGAGGGTGGGATCATCTTTGATGACCATGGGCGCAGAGGGCACAATGGTATGCCCCTTAGACTTGAAAAAGCTTAAAAACTGATCTCTAACCTGTTGGGATGTCATTATGATAGCAGTGCTTTAAAGAATTTTAACAGACTGAACAAAACAATTTTTATATTTGTTTGTTCTGGAAAAAATGAACGTTCAAAAATAGGACAAAATCCCTTCATGTCTAAAGTAAAGTACTATTACGATCCCGATACGCTATCGTATCGAAAGATAGAGCCCAAGAAGTCTAGAAAGTACCGCAACATGTTCTTCTTTCTGCTCAGTTCTTTTCTTTTTGGTTTTTTGGGATTGATCATTTTGCTCAACACAGACTTTTTGAACACCCCAAAAGAGCTTTCTTTAGAGCGCGAGGTGCGCAATTACGAGCTACAATTTGAGATCTTGAACCGAAAGATGGACCAAATGGAGCAGGTCTTGGCCAACATCGAAGAACGCGACAACAATATCTATCGCCTATATTTTGAGGCCAACCCCATACCTGAAGAGCAGCGTCGGGCTGGTTTCGGGGGTATTAACCGATACAAATCACTCGAAGGCTTCAACAATTCGGAAATCATCATCGATGCCACCCGAAGGTTGGACATCATTCAAAAACAAATGGTCATACAGTCAAAATCGTTGGACGAGATTGCCAAATTGGCCGAAGAGAAAGAAAAACTATTGGCCGCCATACCGGCCATACAGCCTGTCAGCAACGAAAACCTGACACGCATGGCATCTGGTTATGGTTGGCGCTCGGATCCCTTTACCAAGGCCCGAAAAATGCATTGGGGCATGGATTTTACCGCACCCCGGGGAACGCCCGTTTACGCCACGGGAGATGGAAAGGTGACCCGTGCCGACAACCGGTCATCGGGCTATGGCAAACATATTAGAATAGACCATGGCTACGGCTACATGACCCTTTACGCCCATTTGAGCAAGTACAACGTCAGCGTCGGGCAAAAAGTAAAACGGGGCGACCTTATCGGTTTTGTGGGCAACACGGGCCGTTCTGAGGCACCACACCTACATTATGAGGTCTGGAAAGATGGTGACCGCATCAACCCCATCAACTTCTACTATGGCAGTTTGACCGCTGAAGAATTTGAGAACATGTTGAAATTTGCCAACCAAGAAAACCAATCGCTTGACTAATGCACGTAGAACTTCCTGAAAAACGATATTATGCGATAGGCGAGGTGGCCAAGGCCTTTGGGGTCAATACTTCGCTGATTCGGTTCTGGGAAAAGGAATTTGATGTGCTACAGCCCAAAAAGAATGCAAAGGGCAATCGAAAGTTCACCCCTGAAGACATTAAAAACCTGCAGCTTATCCATCACTTGGTCAAAGAACGGGGTTTTACTTTAGAGGGTGCCAAAATACACCTCAAGGAAGAAAAGAGAAAGATTACCTCCAATTTCGAGGTCATCCAAAAACTGCAAAAAGTAAAGGCCGAGCTGCAAAAAATAAAAGAGCAACTTTGATCATGTAACAATATTACTTGCCGGCCTACTAATCAAGAGCATATGCTTAAACACTAAAAACATACGAAAATGAAAAAATGGTTGATTCCCATAATACTCATTGTGCTGGCCGTTATTCTGGGAGGCTGGTACGTAAGAACCAACAACATGCTTGTAGACATGAAGGGGCAGGCCACCAAACAATGGGCCAATGTCGAAAGTTCTTACCAACGGCGAAACGACTTGATAGGCAATTTGGTCAAGACCGTACAAGGGGCCGCAGATTTTGAGCGGGGTACTTTAAAGGATGTTATTGAGGCACGTGCAAAGGCCACCTCGACCACCATCGATGCCGAAAACATCACGGCTGAGCAATTGGCACAATTTCAACAGGCACAAACCGGGCTGTCTTCTGCCCTATCTCGGTTGTTGGTAACCGTTGAGCGATATCCCGAGTTAAAGGCAAACCAAAACTTTTTAGAACTGCAATCACAGTTAGAGGGCACCGAAAACAGAATCAACGTAGAACGAAATCGGTTCAACGAGCTTGCTGGTGAGTACAATATCAAGATCAAGCAGATTCCTACCAACCTGGTTGCCAGTATTGCCAATTTTGACCCCGTTCCGCTTTTCAAATCAGATGCCGGTGCGGAAGACGCACCAGAAGTCGAATTCGATTTTGATTAGACATGTCTGCAGTCGAGGATTTTTTGACCGCTGAGGAAGAGCAAGAGATTGTCAAGGCCATTTTAGAGGCCGAAAAGAATACTTCAGGTGAAATCAGGGTGCATATAGAGCCCACAGCCAAAATAGACCATTTCAGCCGCGCCCAGCAAGTATTCCATATGCTAAAGATGGACAACACCAAGGATGCGAACGGCGTGTTGATCTATGTAGCCGTCAAGGATCGAAAGTTCGTGATTTACGGCGATAAGGGCATCGACCGAGTGGTGCCAAAAGGCTTTTGGGATTCGACACGCGACCTAATGGCCTCATATTTCAAAAAAGGGGACTTCAAGAACGGCATCATTCAGGGTGTTTTGAAGGCAGGCGAAGAATTGCAGGCCCATTTTCCGTGGGACCATAACGACACGAACGAATTGAGCGATGAAGTTTCAAAAGGATAGGCCCCTCTTAACAGCCCCATGGGGAAGGAACGCAACTGTTTTTTCGAAAACGGCCATAGCCTTATGTACCGCTCTCACATTTCTCATGTCCCATTTTAGCTGGGCACAGTTTGCTATTCCGCCCAAACCCGAAAAGGAAACCAGCGTCTACGACTATGTGAACCTTTTGTCTGAAGCTGAAAAAACCTCGCTGGAACAAAAACTCATTCGCTATGCCGATAGTACCTCGACCCAGATCGTGGTGGCCATCATCAGTTCGACCGAAGGAGATAACATCAACTACTTGGGTGCCCAATGGGGGCAAAAATGGGGCATCGGAC
This portion of the Flagellimonas lutaonensis genome encodes:
- the alaS gene encoding alanine--tRNA ligase, whose protein sequence is MTSQQVRDQFLSFFKSKGHTIVPSAPMVIKDDPTLMFTNAGMNQFKEYFLGNSKPKHPRVADTQKCLRVSGKHNDLEEVGKDTYHHTMFEMLGNWSFGDYFKKEAINWAWELLTDVYRIDKDRLYVSVFEGSDDADNLGMDKEAFALWKAIVPKDRIIMGSKKDNFWEMGDQGPCGPCSEIHVDIRPDAERRKVDGATLVNQDHPQVVEIWNLVFIQYNRKADGKLEDLPEKHIDTGMGFERLCMVLQGVHSNYDTDIFKPLIREIEIITGKPYGKDEATNIAIRVVADHIRAVAFSIADGQLPSNTGAGYVIRRILRRAIRYGFTFLDTNKPFIHRLVKVLVEQMGDAFPELRKEKQLIENVTKEEEHSFLGTLEQGLVLLDSIIKSTKGKKVAGDRAFELYDTYGFPIDLTALILQERGYDLDMEGFEAALQEQKNRSRSASEISKGDWTVLHKDVTQEFVGYDKLEAEVKIVKYRKVKSKKEGEQYQLVFNVTPFYAEGGGQVGDKGYLEAANGDVIYIVDTKRENNEIVHFAENLPKETSGTFKAVVDKKQRERTAANHTATHLLHQALREVLGDHVEQKGSAVHSKYLRFDFSHFSKLIPEQLQEVERIVNARIDAQLPLEEKRSIPMQEAMAEGAIALFGEKYGDTVRTVRFGQSIELCGGTHVKNTADIWHFKIVSESAVAAGVRRIEAITSDAVKEFYLTNNKALNEIKNLLNNTKDPVKSVVALQEENAQLKKQVETLLRDKAKNLKGDLLNEMQEVNGVNFLAKKVDLDAAGMKDLVFEMGQAKDNMFVLLGAENNGKALLTCYISKELAAERNLNAGAIVRELGKHIQGGGGGQPFFATAGGKNPAGIQEALGKAEDFIK
- a CDS encoding M23 family metallopeptidase, with amino-acid sequence MSKVKYYYDPDTLSYRKIEPKKSRKYRNMFFFLLSSFLFGFLGLIILLNTDFLNTPKELSLEREVRNYELQFEILNRKMDQMEQVLANIEERDNNIYRLYFEANPIPEEQRRAGFGGINRYKSLEGFNNSEIIIDATRRLDIIQKQMVIQSKSLDEIAKLAEEKEKLLAAIPAIQPVSNENLTRMASGYGWRSDPFTKARKMHWGMDFTAPRGTPVYATGDGKVTRADNRSSGYGKHIRIDHGYGYMTLYAHLSKYNVSVGQKVKRGDLIGFVGNTGRSEAPHLHYEVWKDGDRINPINFYYGSLTAEEFENMLKFANQENQSLD
- a CDS encoding MerR family transcriptional regulator, coding for MHVELPEKRYYAIGEVAKAFGVNTSLIRFWEKEFDVLQPKKNAKGNRKFTPEDIKNLQLIHHLVKERGFTLEGAKIHLKEEKRKITSNFEVIQKLQKVKAELQKIKEQL
- a CDS encoding LemA family protein, whose amino-acid sequence is MKKWLIPIILIVLAVILGGWYVRTNNMLVDMKGQATKQWANVESSYQRRNDLIGNLVKTVQGAADFERGTLKDVIEARAKATSTTIDAENITAEQLAQFQQAQTGLSSALSRLLVTVERYPELKANQNFLELQSQLEGTENRINVERNRFNELAGEYNIKIKQIPTNLVASIANFDPVPLFKSDAGAEDAPEVEFDFD
- a CDS encoding TPM domain-containing protein produces the protein MSAVEDFLTAEEEQEIVKAILEAEKNTSGEIRVHIEPTAKIDHFSRAQQVFHMLKMDNTKDANGVLIYVAVKDRKFVIYGDKGIDRVVPKGFWDSTRDLMASYFKKGDFKNGIIQGVLKAGEELQAHFPWDHNDTNELSDEVSKG